CGGATGACTCGTCCAGCACCGATACGACCACCACGACTGCGTCGACGTGCAGCCCCGACAACCTGGACACCTTCAGCGAGGGCGTGCTCACGATCGGCACCGACAGCCCCGGATATCCGCCTTACATTGAGGACAATGACCCGACCAACGGAAAGGGCTTCGAAGGAGCTCTCGGTTATGCGATCGCCGATCAGCTCGGCTTCAACAAGTCCCAGGTCGAATGGACCACGGTTCCGTTCAACTCCTCTTACGCCCCCGGTCCGAAGAAGTTCGACTTCGACCTGAACCAGATCTCGATCACGCCGGCCCGCGAAAAGGTGGTCGATTTCTCGACCCCGTACTACACGGCCAATCAGGCGGTGCTGGTCAACAAGGACTCCGACCTTGCCGACGTCACGAACCTTGAAGGGCTCAAGGACGCAACCATCGGCGTCCAGGTCGGCACGACCAGCCTCGACGCCGTCACCACGGCGATCGAACCTTCGAATGATCCCAAGGTCTTCAACAACTCCAACGACGTGGTCAGCGCGCTCAAGCAGGACCAGGTCGATGCGATCGTGGTCGATCTGCCGACCGCGCTCTTCCTGCAGTCCGACAGCCTGCCGGACGCGAAGGTCGCCGGACAGTTCCAGGCTGAAGGTGGCGACGAGTGGGGAGCACTCCTGGCCAAGGACTCGAGCCTGACCAAGTGCGTCGACCAGGCGATCGACACGCTCGATTCCGACGGTATCCTCGACGAGATCACCGAGCAGTGGATGAGCGCGTCTGTCGAAGCACCTGAGCTGAACTGAGTGAGGACTCATCCCCCCGTTACCAATGAAGTAGCGAGGGGCGCTCGTCAAGCCGCCCGCGAGACGGCCAAAAAGGCCCGAACGCGGCGCGGCCAGACGATTGCGGTGCTGTCGTCGGTCATCGTGATCGGCGGGCTGGCCGCGATCACCTTGACCAGTAGCGGCTGGCCTGAAGTACGCGAGACCTTCTTCTCCGCCGACGCGTTCAGGACGTCGTTCCCGGACATCCTCAAAGCCTTCAAGCTGGACGTGGAGATGTTCGTGGCGATCGAAGTGGTCGTGCTCATCGTCGGGCTCCTCATTGCCCTGGTCCGGTCCAGCCGGAACCCGGTGTTCTTCCCGATCAGGATGATCGCGGCCGTCTTCTGTGACGTCTTCCGCGGTGTGCCGGTGATCCTCTTGATCTACATGTTCGGTTTTGGCATCCCCGCACTCGGGCTCTCCGGCGTGCCGAACGACCCGATAATCCTCGCCGGCATCGCCCTTGCCCTGGCCTACAGCGCGTATGTCGCCGAGGTGTACCGGGCGGGGATCGGGTCGATCCACCCGACCCAGACCGACGCTGCCCTGGCAGTCGGGCTCACCCGGACCCAGGCGCTGCGCTTCGTCGTCCTGCCGCAGGCGGTCAGGCGGGTGCGGCCACCGCTTCTGAACGACTTCATCTCCCTGCAGAAGGATGTCGCCCTGGTCTCGATCCTCGGCATCGTCGAAGCCTTCCAGCAGGCCCAGATCTTCGCGGCGGCCACGTTCAACTACACGCCACTGGTTGCCGCTGCGCTCCTCTACCTCGCCGTGACGATCCCGATGGCGCGGATCCTCGACCACATCACCGCCCGCGGGGAGGTCAACGCATGACCGTTCCGGTCCTCGAGCTGACGGGCGTGACGAAGTCCTTCGGCGACCGGATGGTCCTCGACGGAATCGATCTCGCGGTCAACGAGCACGAAGCTGTCGCCCTGATCGGCGCGTCCGGTTCAGGCAAGTCCACTCTGCTCCGCTGCGTCGACCTGCTGGTCGAGATCGACGACGGCGACGTCTTCCTCGACGGCGAGGTGATCACCGACCCCTCGGTCGACACCGTCGACGTCAGGCGGCGGCTCGGTTTCGTCTTCCAGGCCTTCAACCTCTTCCCGCACATGTCGGTGATCGACAACGTGACCCTGGGCATCGTCCGGGGACAGGGGGTGAGCCGCGCGGAAGCCGTCGATCGTGGCCGGGCCCTGCTGGACCGATTTGGCCTCGCCGGCCGTGAGCAGGACAAACCTGACCAGCTCTCCGGCGGCCAGCAGCAGCGTGTCGCCTTGGCCCGCGCCTTCGCCGCCGAGCCGCGGGCGATGCTGCTCGACGAAGTCACCAGTGCCCTCGACCCGGAACTGGTCGGCGACGTGCTCGAAGCCGTCCGCGAACTCAAGCGCGAAGGAATGACCCTGATCTTCGCCACCCACGAAATGTCCTTCGCCCGGGAGGTGGCCGACAAGGTCGCCTTCCTCCACGACGGGAGGATCCTCGAGGCGGGGGCGCCGGATGAGGTGCTGGGGGCACCGAAGGAGCCCGAGACTCAGAGGTTCCTCAGGCGTCTTTTGGCAGCGGGGCGAATTTAAGGGCGGTCTACCGCGGGGGCGAGGGTCCACCATGGCGGGCTACCGAGGGGGCGGGCAAAACTTGACAAGGAGAACAAGCTCCTGGTTTTTGCCCGGCGGTTTCAATCGGTCAACGCAACAGTGAACATTGTGGCGTCGACCGATTGGAGATGAAAAGTGAGAGCTGCGACCCCTGGGGCCACCGGCAAACGCCTCGGCCACGCCGACCGGCAGAAGGTCTTTGACCTGATCTCGGTGGGAGTAAAACGGTTTGATGCGGCGATCGAGTGCGGCTGCTCGATCGCCACCGTTGAGA
The DNA window shown above is from Thermoleophilia bacterium and carries:
- a CDS encoding amino acid ABC transporter permease encodes the protein MRTHPPVTNEVARGARQAARETAKKARTRRGQTIAVLSSVIVIGGLAAITLTSSGWPEVRETFFSADAFRTSFPDILKAFKLDVEMFVAIEVVVLIVGLLIALVRSSRNPVFFPIRMIAAVFCDVFRGVPVILLIYMFGFGIPALGLSGVPNDPIILAGIALALAYSAYVAEVYRAGIGSIHPTQTDAALAVGLTRTQALRFVVLPQAVRRVRPPLLNDFISLQKDVALVSILGIVEAFQQAQIFAAATFNYTPLVAAALLYLAVTIPMARILDHITARGEVNA
- a CDS encoding amino acid ABC transporter ATP-binding protein; protein product: MTVPVLELTGVTKSFGDRMVLDGIDLAVNEHEAVALIGASGSGKSTLLRCVDLLVEIDDGDVFLDGEVITDPSVDTVDVRRRLGFVFQAFNLFPHMSVIDNVTLGIVRGQGVSRAEAVDRGRALLDRFGLAGREQDKPDQLSGGQQQRVALARAFAAEPRAMLLDEVTSALDPELVGDVLEAVRELKREGMTLIFATHEMSFAREVADKVAFLHDGRILEAGAPDEVLGAPKEPETQRFLRRLLAAGRI
- a CDS encoding amino acid ABC transporter substrate-binding protein, yielding MTRFRLVLLLIPVLAMAFIVVGCGSDDSSDDSSSTDTTTTTASTCSPDNLDTFSEGVLTIGTDSPGYPPYIEDNDPTNGKGFEGALGYAIADQLGFNKSQVEWTTVPFNSSYAPGPKKFDFDLNQISITPAREKVVDFSTPYYTANQAVLVNKDSDLADVTNLEGLKDATIGVQVGTTSLDAVTTAIEPSNDPKVFNNSNDVVSALKQDQVDAIVVDLPTALFLQSDSLPDAKVAGQFQAEGGDEWGALLAKDSSLTKCVDQAIDTLDSDGILDEITEQWMSASVEAPELN